The proteins below come from a single Gimesia chilikensis genomic window:
- a CDS encoding transcriptional regulator, whose translation MNMRLTDDSDSASLPREVIDLGKKIAELPREHQVHLEVSYSRVVESVKRRRRILGLIQEALAQLRLDVKYLMFDLDITKKERDELKARLEET comes from the coding sequence ATGAATATGCGACTGACAGACGATTCCGATAGTGCCAGCCTCCCTCGCGAAGTCATTGACCTGGGCAAGAAAATTGCCGAACTGCCTCGTGAGCATCAGGTGCACCTGGAAGTTTCCTACTCCCGTGTGGTTGAGTCCGTGAAACGCCGCCGCCGCATTCTGGGACTGATTCAGGAAGCGCTCGCACAACTTCGCCTCGATGTGAAATACCTCATGTTCGACCTCGATATTACGAAAAAAGAACGTGATGAACTCAAAGCACGGCTGGAAGAAACCTAA